From a single Fusobacterium ulcerans ATCC 49185 genomic region:
- a CDS encoding HU family DNA-binding protein — MREKDFLRLYVDLYREKGEKIASAKVAKQKIDSIWETLIESLLKEKKVIFKGIGKFELRETNPRRVVLPFKKKGESSYMLEKKMIPPKKIIKFAAGDNLKKLLNEKECES, encoded by the coding sequence ATGAGGGAGAAAGATTTTTTAAGACTCTATGTAGATTTATATAGAGAAAAAGGTGAAAAAATAGCATCAGCAAAAGTAGCAAAACAGAAAATAGATTCTATATGGGAAACCCTTATAGAATCGCTTTTAAAAGAGAAAAAAGTAATTTTTAAGGGAATTGGAAAGTTTGAATTAAGAGAAACTAACCCAAGGAGAGTTGTTCTTCCATTTAAAAAGAAAGGGGAAAGTAGTTATATGCTTGAAAAGAAAATGATACCTCCAAAAAAAATAATAAAATTTGCTGCTGGGGATAATTTAAAAAAACTGCTTAATGAAAAGGAATGTGAAAGCTAA
- a CDS encoding adhesion protein FadA, translating into MQIKKSILLGLGAILISANLAAADMTLDSKFSQLEAELKMLEQKENERFKQEEMIAKTAQENLNLLTTLKGKSNERTQMLMNMEGKSIYNEEVKKILKQYQVFVSDIDKQVKIEERKVFEFNQLKSLR; encoded by the coding sequence ATGCAAATTAAAAAAAGTATATTATTGGGATTAGGCGCAATATTAATATCAGCAAATCTAGCAGCAGCAGATATGACATTAGACAGTAAATTCTCACAACTTGAGGCAGAACTGAAGATGCTGGAGCAGAAGGAAAATGAGAGATTCAAGCAGGAAGAAATGATAGCAAAAACAGCACAGGAGAATTTGAATTTATTAACGACATTAAAAGGGAAGAGTAATGAAAGAACTCAAATGCTTATGAATATGGAAGGAAAAAGTATTTACAATGAAGAAGTAAAAAAAATATTAAAGCAATACCAAGTATTTGTAAGCGATATAGATAAACAGGTAAAAATAGAAGAGAGAAAAGTATTCGAATTTAACCAATTAAAAAGTTTAAGATAA
- a CDS encoding HU family DNA-binding protein, translating to MNKKSFINEYRKKTSHNGEIKNLKEARMDLEVFFETLKVGLLKDGEVKLQKKGKFKILQKKERVISNPSTRERMTITPPKTVKFVIAKNIIKKINEMSK from the coding sequence ATGAATAAAAAAAGTTTTATTAATGAATATAGAAAAAAAACTTCTCATAATGGAGAAATAAAAAATTTAAAAGAAGCTAGAATGGATTTAGAAGTTTTTTTTGAAACTTTAAAAGTTGGTTTATTAAAAGATGGAGAAGTAAAATTACAAAAAAAGGGAAAATTTAAAATATTACAAAAAAAGGAGAGGGTCATAAGTAATCCATCAACTAGAGAAAGAATGACAATAACTCCACCTAAAACAGTAAAATTTGTTATAGCTAAAAATATAATAAAGAAAATAAATGAAATGTCTAAATAA
- a CDS encoding adhesion protein FadA — protein sequence MKKLLVLGTIVLSASMMGAEVDNLEARFKGLEQEYNLLIQKEQEKFNTEKKIAEAAQSTLAKQREIYNQLSEKVAKLNQMKDVKFYKEQYGELASKYQAALKDLEAQMKEQENIINRFRQLEALKTNKSK from the coding sequence ATGAAAAAACTATTAGTACTAGGAACAATTGTATTATCAGCATCAATGATGGGAGCAGAAGTGGATAATCTTGAAGCGCGTTTCAAAGGTTTGGAACAGGAATACAATCTATTGATACAAAAAGAGCAGGAAAAATTTAATACAGAGAAAAAGATAGCAGAAGCAGCACAATCAACTTTGGCTAAACAAAGAGAAATATACAATCAATTATCAGAAAAAGTAGCAAAATTAAATCAAATGAAAGATGTGAAATTCTATAAAGAGCAATATGGAGAGCTTGCATCAAAATATCAAGCAGCTTTAAAAGATTTAGAAGCGCAAATGAAAGAGCAGGAAAATATAATTAATAGATTTAGACAATTAGAAGCATTAAAAACAAATAAAAGTAAATAA